In a single window of the Frondihabitans peucedani genome:
- the fliQ gene encoding flagellar biosynthesis protein FliQ: MNTNGVLDIGVQALLVAGKLAAPVLITALVVGFAISLLQSITQIQEPTLAFVPKAIAVAIALVVCGNWMISTMISFTTTMFDRIPSLLGGG, from the coding sequence ATGAACACCAACGGCGTCCTCGACATCGGCGTGCAGGCTCTGCTCGTCGCCGGCAAGCTCGCAGCGCCGGTGCTCATCACCGCACTCGTCGTCGGGTTCGCGATCTCCCTCCTGCAGTCGATCACGCAGATCCAGGAGCCCACCCTCGCCTTCGTGCCCAAGGCGATCGCCGTCGCGATCGCGCTCGTCGTCTGCGGCAACTGGATGATCTCGACGATGATCTCGTTCACCACGACGATGTTCGACCGGATCCCGTCACTGCTCGGCGGTGGCTAG
- a CDS encoding EscU/YscU/HrcU family type III secretion system export apparatus switch protein, translating into MADESGEKTEQATEKRMKEVHGKGQLSKSQDLSAWVGVAAAVVMMPSTIDRAKAAGLTQMVTVKDAIATPSTAMARSALIDGFSTIGGIVAPLLAVTAVAILIVAIVQGGVHFKKSIAKFEHFNLLNGVKNTFGPQALWQGAKVLLKTGVVALVLWVVIKNLMAVLMNANLPLASLLSAASGGVSSLVVAAVAAGLVLGGLDVLVVMRRNRKKTRMTKKEVKDESKSSDGDPLIRQQRRQRALAMSRGRMMSKIADADVVMVNPTHVAVALKYEPGRSAPRVVAKGAGEVARGIREKAEKEGVPMVKDIPLARALHAACELGDEIPVDLYSPVARVLTFVMALKARGSKAAAGVHTMPGGTIAAVPEAPEVTESEASTLVGATS; encoded by the coding sequence ATGGCCGACGAGTCGGGTGAGAAGACCGAGCAGGCGACCGAGAAGCGCATGAAGGAGGTCCACGGCAAGGGCCAGCTGTCGAAGTCGCAGGATCTCTCGGCGTGGGTCGGAGTCGCGGCCGCCGTCGTCATGATGCCCTCCACGATCGACCGGGCGAAGGCCGCCGGCCTCACGCAGATGGTCACCGTGAAGGACGCCATCGCCACCCCGTCGACCGCGATGGCCCGCTCGGCCCTCATCGACGGGTTCTCGACGATCGGCGGGATCGTCGCGCCGCTCCTCGCGGTCACGGCCGTCGCGATCCTGATCGTCGCGATCGTCCAGGGCGGTGTCCACTTCAAGAAGTCGATCGCCAAGTTCGAGCACTTCAACCTGCTGAACGGCGTCAAGAACACGTTCGGCCCGCAGGCGCTCTGGCAGGGCGCGAAGGTGCTGCTGAAGACGGGCGTCGTGGCGCTGGTGCTCTGGGTCGTCATCAAGAACCTGATGGCCGTGCTGATGAACGCGAACCTGCCGCTGGCGTCGCTCCTGAGCGCAGCGTCCGGCGGGGTGTCGTCGCTCGTGGTCGCGGCGGTCGCCGCGGGTCTCGTGCTCGGCGGGCTCGACGTGCTCGTCGTCATGCGGCGCAACCGCAAGAAGACCCGCATGACGAAGAAGGAGGTCAAGGACGAGAGCAAGTCGTCCGACGGCGACCCCCTGATCCGGCAGCAGCGGCGCCAGCGAGCCCTCGCCATGAGCCGCGGCCGCATGATGTCGAAGATCGCCGACGCGGACGTCGTCATGGTCAACCCGACGCACGTCGCCGTCGCCCTCAAGTACGAGCCCGGCCGCTCGGCCCCCCGCGTCGTCGCGAAGGGCGCCGGCGAGGTCGCCCGCGGCATCCGCGAGAAGGCCGAGAAGGAGGGCGTCCCGATGGTGAAGGACATCCCCCTGGCCCGGGCCCTCCACGCCGCCTGCGAGCTCGGCGACGAGATCCCCGTCGACCTCTACTCGCCGGTCGCCCGCGTCCTCACCTTCGTCATGGCGCTGAAGGCGCGCGGCTCGAAGGCCGCGGCCGGTGTCCACACCATGCCCGGCGGCACCATCGCCGCCGTCCCCGAAGCCCCCGAAGTCACCGAGTCCGAAGCAAGCACCCTCGTAGGAGCCACATCGTGA
- a CDS encoding CG0192-related protein, translating to MALLHRAELRPSKTEIIAEWARSRSWFEGDPEAPFEKLASFRFDDPEGEVGIETLLVTAGGPLLQVPLTYRGSPLAGGEAWLLGTMEHSVLGTRYAYDGMGDPAFVAALATAALTGGSQADEYVEVDGERVFREPTAVVTGSGNAGSRAVAASDLAAPATRDERGITVATLRGLRVALARVPGPGSDAGALASAAGVPAGAGATEDGLREVVTGTWAGGDPVTLAVVLVD from the coding sequence ATGGCACTCCTGCACCGGGCTGAGCTCCGCCCGTCGAAGACCGAGATCATCGCCGAGTGGGCCCGGTCCCGGTCGTGGTTCGAGGGTGATCCGGAGGCGCCGTTCGAGAAGCTCGCGTCGTTCCGATTCGACGATCCTGAAGGCGAGGTCGGCATCGAGACGTTGCTGGTCACTGCCGGCGGGCCCCTGCTTCAGGTGCCCCTGACCTACCGCGGTTCCCCGCTGGCCGGAGGCGAGGCGTGGCTCCTCGGGACGATGGAGCACTCGGTGCTCGGCACGCGGTACGCCTACGACGGCATGGGCGATCCTGCGTTCGTGGCCGCACTGGCGACTGCGGCGCTGACAGGCGGCAGCCAGGCGGACGAGTACGTCGAGGTCGACGGCGAGCGGGTGTTCCGGGAGCCTACGGCCGTGGTGACCGGGAGCGGCAACGCAGGATCGCGCGCGGTAGCGGCCTCAGACCTCGCTGCACCGGCGACGCGCGACGAGCGCGGCATCACGGTCGCGACCCTCCGTGGGCTGCGGGTCGCGCTGGCACGGGTGCCTGGCCCCGGCTCGGATGCAGGCGCGCTCGCCTCGGCGGCGGGAGTCCCGGCCGGAGCCGGGGCGACCGAAGACGGCCTCAGGGAGGTCGTCACGGGCACCTGGGCCGGCGGCGACCCGGTCACGCTGGCAGTGGTGCTGGTCGACTGA
- a CDS encoding response regulator transcription factor: MTDSPVRIVVADDQAIVRDGLVTLLSLVDGFEIVGQAADGAEAVRVVDATLPDVVLMDLRMPELSGAEATERVLAAHPATAVLVLTTFADDESIVGALRAGARGYLTKDAGRAELSSAIRAVAAGQSIFEASVGALLVQSLTAGSRPTAPEPDPDPALTLRTRHPGLTPREAEIFALIAQGLSNPEIAARLFVSVATVKAHVNMIFAKLGVTTRAQAIALALG, translated from the coding sequence ATGACCGACAGCCCCGTCCGCATCGTCGTCGCCGACGACCAGGCCATCGTCCGCGACGGCCTGGTGACGCTCCTGTCGCTGGTCGACGGCTTCGAGATCGTCGGCCAGGCCGCCGACGGCGCCGAGGCCGTCCGGGTCGTCGACGCCACGCTCCCCGACGTCGTCCTGATGGATCTCCGCATGCCCGAGCTCTCCGGAGCAGAGGCCACCGAGCGCGTGCTCGCCGCTCATCCCGCCACCGCGGTGCTGGTCCTGACGACCTTCGCCGACGACGAGTCCATCGTCGGCGCCCTCCGCGCCGGAGCCCGCGGCTACCTCACCAAAGACGCCGGCCGCGCCGAGCTCTCCAGCGCCATCCGGGCCGTGGCCGCGGGGCAGTCGATCTTCGAGGCCTCGGTCGGTGCCCTCCTCGTGCAGAGCCTGACCGCAGGATCCCGGCCCACAGCGCCCGAGCCCGACCCCGACCCGGCGCTGACCCTGCGGACCCGCCACCCCGGCCTCACCCCGCGGGAGGCCGAGATCTTCGCCCTCATCGCCCAGGGTCTGTCGAACCCGGAGATCGCCGCGCGCCTCTTCGTCAGCGTCGCCACCGTCAAGGCCCACGTCAACATGATCTTCGCCAAGCTCGGCGTCACCACCCGCGCGCAGGCGATCGCGCTGGCGCTCGGCTGA
- a CDS encoding fused MFS/spermidine synthase has product MASHSSTSSSNTGDEPLEITIGAGQARIDADRWSPGSYTLVVDGTPQSHVDLDDPTHLAFEYVRRIGHAIDLLPPGPVTALHLGAGALTLPRYVEATRPGSRQQVVELEKDLVDLVRAQLPFPRGASIRVRYGDAREVMEKLPQGLRGTVDLLVVDVFGGSRIPAHVTSLEFYSAAAEFLSPTGMLMVNSADGAGLAFARGQASTLATVFEHVVAVADPGTLKGRRFGNVVLVGSHAELPVDRMPRVYSADPLPAKVVAGRELKDFIAGAPVVTDATAVPSPEPSRSVFGGR; this is encoded by the coding sequence ATGGCCTCCCACTCCTCGACGTCCTCCTCGAACACGGGCGACGAGCCCCTCGAGATCACGATCGGCGCCGGTCAGGCACGCATCGACGCCGACCGGTGGAGCCCCGGCTCGTACACGCTCGTCGTCGACGGCACGCCGCAGTCGCACGTCGACCTCGACGACCCCACCCACCTGGCATTCGAATACGTGCGCAGGATCGGGCACGCGATCGACCTCCTCCCGCCGGGCCCGGTGACGGCGCTCCACCTCGGTGCCGGGGCCCTCACGCTCCCCCGCTACGTCGAGGCCACGCGCCCCGGCTCACGGCAGCAGGTCGTCGAGCTCGAGAAGGACCTCGTCGACCTCGTGCGGGCGCAGCTGCCTTTCCCGCGCGGGGCCTCGATCCGGGTGCGCTACGGCGACGCGCGCGAGGTCATGGAGAAGCTGCCGCAGGGGCTCCGCGGCACGGTAGACCTGCTCGTGGTCGACGTGTTCGGCGGGTCGCGGATCCCCGCGCACGTGACGTCGCTGGAGTTCTACTCGGCGGCGGCCGAGTTCCTGTCGCCGACCGGGATGCTGATGGTCAACTCCGCCGACGGCGCAGGACTCGCGTTCGCGCGCGGGCAGGCGTCGACACTCGCGACGGTGTTCGAGCACGTCGTGGCGGTCGCCGATCCCGGAACGCTCAAGGGGCGCCGATTCGGCAACGTGGTGCTCGTCGGATCGCACGCGGAGCTGCCCGTCGACCGGATGCCGCGCGTGTACTCGGCCGATCCGCTGCCGGCGAAGGTCGTCGCCGGGCGCGAGCTGAAGGACTTCATCGCGGGTGCACCCGTGGTGACCGACGCGACCGCGGTGCCGTCGCCGGAGCCGTCGCGGTCGGTGTTCGGCGGGCGCTGA
- a CDS encoding sensor histidine kinase, protein MTLPEPTLLPAPGQRNPLRPITGILLERILGRCIAVFSIVFGAQGIPFALMQQGVLKQPLGWLVVGTLFGAFAAVILTGFSGRFLVTVAPFVPIIYLVALTTWPLGVADPSVVQPTVPWLWYVANLVLATAVVAFSTWVSAMYVVLIPTVLFVVRLTPSGGGATVEHALLDSAYVAILGAVVLVVVLMLRRAAADVDQAQDAAVVRYGDAVRAHAIEVERLQVDSIVHDGVLTALLSAGKAETPKARRLAAVMAGVSMARLISAAETPTGLLKEVSLAKVRERLDRARGHLDPDARLSAEGEIGSLSVPAEVAQTLADAAVQALVNSCQHAGDSASRWITVAADGDQAVVIVGDDGAGFDPSVSSERLGVRVSILERVRTSGGLAEIVSAPGRGTVVTLRWRAATGAQEHPDSIPA, encoded by the coding sequence ATGACTCTCCCCGAGCCGACGCTCCTCCCCGCGCCCGGCCAACGGAATCCCCTCAGGCCGATCACCGGCATCCTGCTGGAGCGGATCCTCGGCCGGTGCATCGCCGTGTTCTCGATCGTCTTCGGCGCGCAGGGGATCCCGTTCGCGCTGATGCAGCAGGGCGTCCTGAAGCAGCCGCTCGGCTGGCTGGTCGTCGGGACGCTCTTCGGGGCGTTCGCGGCCGTGATCCTGACGGGGTTCAGCGGCCGGTTCCTCGTCACGGTCGCGCCGTTCGTGCCGATCATCTACCTCGTCGCCCTGACGACGTGGCCGCTGGGCGTCGCCGACCCGTCGGTCGTGCAGCCGACCGTGCCGTGGCTCTGGTACGTCGCGAACCTGGTGCTCGCCACGGCCGTCGTCGCCTTCTCGACCTGGGTCTCGGCGATGTACGTCGTCCTGATCCCGACGGTCCTCTTCGTCGTCCGGCTGACGCCGTCCGGCGGTGGCGCGACGGTGGAGCACGCCCTGCTCGACAGCGCGTACGTCGCGATCCTCGGCGCGGTGGTCCTCGTCGTGGTGCTCATGCTCCGGCGCGCGGCCGCCGACGTCGATCAGGCGCAGGATGCCGCCGTCGTCCGCTACGGGGACGCCGTCCGAGCGCACGCCATCGAGGTGGAGCGCCTGCAGGTCGACTCGATCGTGCACGACGGCGTGCTGACGGCTCTCCTCTCGGCGGGCAAGGCCGAGACGCCCAAGGCCAGGAGGCTCGCCGCCGTCATGGCGGGTGTGAGCATGGCCAGGCTCATCAGCGCCGCCGAGACGCCCACCGGGCTCCTCAAGGAGGTGTCGCTCGCCAAGGTGCGGGAACGCCTCGACCGAGCGCGAGGCCACCTCGATCCCGACGCCCGGCTCTCGGCCGAGGGCGAGATCGGCAGCCTCTCGGTGCCCGCCGAGGTCGCACAGACCCTCGCCGACGCCGCGGTCCAGGCGCTCGTCAACAGCTGTCAGCACGCCGGCGACTCGGCCTCCCGCTGGATCACGGTCGCGGCCGACGGCGACCAGGCCGTCGTGATCGTGGGCGACGACGGAGCCGGATTCGACCCCTCGGTCTCCTCCGAGCGCCTCGGCGTCCGCGTCTCCATCCTGGAGCGCGTCCGC
- a CDS encoding sensor histidine kinase yields the protein MTPAFPDAPERTGLGSTLNGVGAVVVGSFLVVDRVGAADGRLPAGVLVLGLVALAAWIVRSFLRPGRVADAAAVVMLVVGSALVTSTDALLITPAIVAIVAVAADLRHPRGVVVAFAATGFAIVTATSLLDSRSPSFLLACLGGLALGCVVGYNRRQNRVAEVTARKLLAREVEIEREQQHSALLADRARVARDIHDVLAHSLGGLVIQLDAVEALLENGRTDEAAARVTAARSLAADGLGEARRAVATLRDPALAAPAGGDPLDRPDAVDRLLETHRSLGGQVSASGLDALTALDAEHSRALAGVLREALSNARRHAPGAPVAVAATADAGRGTLRVTVSNPVGAGAGVAGATAGPAAAGPGAEDRAGGGQGLPGMRDRLAELGDGSRVAAGRRGDSFVVEAEVVVR from the coding sequence GTGACCCCCGCCTTCCCCGACGCCCCCGAGAGGACCGGGCTCGGCTCCACGCTCAACGGCGTCGGAGCCGTCGTCGTCGGCTCCTTCCTCGTCGTGGACCGGGTCGGCGCCGCCGACGGACGACTGCCCGCGGGGGTGCTGGTCCTCGGCCTCGTGGCGCTCGCCGCCTGGATCGTGCGCTCGTTCCTCCGGCCCGGCCGCGTGGCCGACGCCGCCGCGGTGGTCATGCTCGTGGTCGGCTCGGCGCTCGTGACGAGCACCGACGCCCTCCTGATCACCCCGGCGATCGTTGCCATCGTCGCCGTCGCCGCCGACCTCCGGCACCCGCGGGGCGTCGTCGTCGCGTTCGCCGCGACAGGCTTCGCGATCGTGACCGCCACCTCGCTCCTCGACTCCCGCTCGCCGTCGTTCCTCCTGGCCTGCCTCGGCGGCCTCGCCCTCGGCTGCGTCGTCGGCTACAACCGCCGGCAGAACCGCGTCGCCGAGGTGACGGCGAGGAAGCTCCTCGCCCGCGAGGTCGAGATCGAGCGGGAGCAGCAGCACTCGGCCCTCCTCGCCGACCGCGCGCGGGTCGCCCGCGACATCCACGACGTCCTCGCACACAGCCTCGGCGGCCTCGTCATCCAGCTCGACGCGGTCGAGGCCCTGCTCGAGAACGGGCGCACGGACGAGGCCGCGGCCCGCGTCACGGCGGCCCGCAGCCTCGCCGCCGACGGGCTGGGCGAGGCCCGGCGCGCGGTGGCGACCCTGCGTGATCCTGCGCTCGCGGCCCCCGCGGGCGGCGATCCGCTCGACCGACCGGACGCCGTCGACCGCCTCCTCGAGACCCACCGGTCGCTGGGCGGGCAGGTCTCGGCGAGCGGCCTCGACGCCCTGACGGCCCTCGACGCCGAGCACTCGCGGGCGCTCGCCGGGGTGCTCCGGGAGGCCCTCAGCAATGCGAGGCGACACGCTCCGGGTGCGCCGGTCGCGGTGGCGGCGACCGCCGACGCGGGGCGGGGAACGCTGCGGGTCACGGTGTCGAATCCGGTCGGTGCCGGTGCCGGTGTCGCTGGCGCTACTGCTGGCCCTGCCGCCGCCGGCCCCGGTGCCGAGGACCGCGCCGGAGGCGGCCAGGGGCTCCCCGGCATGCGCGACCGCCTGGCCGAGCTCGGCGACGGCTCCCGCGTCGCGGCGGGCCGCCGGGGCGACTCGTTCGTGGTCGAGGCCGAGGTGGTCGTCCGATGA
- a CDS encoding carbon storage regulator gives MLVLTRKVGERILIGDDIVLTILDSRGDGIRVGIDAPRGIKVQREEVVRAVTEANVEAARAGDDAEARIRDLLGGAQPPADPPAAPEK, from the coding sequence ATGCTGGTGCTTACGCGCAAGGTCGGGGAGAGGATCCTCATCGGCGACGACATCGTCCTCACCATCCTCGACTCCCGCGGCGACGGCATCCGCGTCGGGATCGACGCTCCCCGCGGCATCAAGGTGCAGCGCGAAGAGGTCGTCCGGGCCGTGACCGAGGCCAATGTCGAGGCCGCTCGGGCCGGCGACGACGCCGAGGCGCGCATCCGCGACCTGCTCGGCGGCGCCCAGCCGCCCGCCGATCCGCCCGCGGCCCCCGAGAAGTAG
- a CDS encoding flagellar biosynthetic protein FliR gives MDFRFDMSAVEAVMLAGVRIAAFLVIAPPFSYKAIPGNVKALLAVGLALAVSPRIIPGYQSQTTGDFVVSLVLELVAGATLGFLVWLVFAAVQSAGSAIDLFGGFQLAQAYDPQSMVNGAQFTRLFQMTALVLMFTSGGYQLIIGGITRTFDAVPIGVGIDLSHPAALMVHAVTQMFLATLQIAGPLIVVLFLADAGLGLLTRVAPALNAFQLGYPLKIMITLGLAGMVFVALPQIVSSLSEQAVGALMGVS, from the coding sequence GTGGACTTCCGCTTCGACATGTCGGCCGTGGAGGCCGTGATGCTGGCCGGCGTCCGGATCGCCGCGTTCCTCGTGATCGCCCCGCCGTTCTCCTACAAGGCCATCCCCGGCAACGTGAAGGCCCTCCTCGCGGTCGGCCTCGCGCTCGCGGTGTCGCCGCGGATCATCCCCGGCTACCAGTCGCAGACGACCGGCGACTTCGTCGTCTCGCTGGTCCTCGAGCTCGTCGCCGGCGCGACCCTCGGCTTCCTGGTCTGGCTCGTCTTCGCGGCGGTCCAGTCGGCAGGCAGCGCCATCGACCTGTTCGGCGGCTTCCAGCTCGCCCAGGCGTACGACCCGCAGTCGATGGTCAACGGCGCCCAGTTCACGCGCCTGTTCCAGATGACCGCCCTGGTGCTCATGTTCACCTCCGGCGGGTACCAGCTCATCATCGGCGGCATCACCCGCACCTTCGACGCGGTCCCGATCGGGGTCGGGATCGACCTGTCGCATCCTGCGGCCCTCATGGTCCACGCGGTCACGCAGATGTTCCTCGCGACGCTGCAGATCGCCGGGCCGCTCATCGTCGTCCTGTTCCTCGCCGACGCCGGCCTCGGCCTCCTGACCCGCGTGGCGCCCGCGCTGAACGCGTTCCAGCTCGGGTACCCGCTCAAGATCATGATCACGCTCGGCCTCGCCGGCATGGTCTTCGTGGCCCTGCCGCAGATCGTCTCCTCCCTCTCGGAGCAGGCGGTCGGGGCCCTGATGGGGGTGAGCTGA
- a CDS encoding flagellar biosynthesis protein FlhA, with the protein MVKNLPKLAVPVGVVGIVLLLVVPVPSFLLDTLIICNILLALVILLTTMFVKKPMDFSVFPSLLLVATLFRLGLNVASTRLVLGKGFAGEVIQAFGHVAVGGSVIIGAVIFLILVVIQFVVVTKGAERVAEVGARFTLDAMPGKQMAIDADLNAGLITDEIAKKRRAEVAGEADFYGAMDGASKFVKGDAIAGILIIIINLIGGIATGMVSGGLAIGDALSKYGILTIGDGLVTQIPALLMAVSTGMIVTRSNAESDLGSTASQQLTQSRTAVMIAGVAAIGMAFIPGMPIVPFLVVGGTLLVIGQRIKAKEKKEAQDLERAALTQNVAPTETTEDLLEQMRVHALEIQLAPDLVDMVSGASDDLLGRVRALRRKVAMELGVVVPPVRTRDSVELPPATYAIRIAGVEAGRGMAPAGKVLALGDFLDALPGTSTVEPVFGLAGKWIPAEMRHSAEMTGATVIDRVSVLVTHLSSIIADNAARLLSREDVRVLVEGVKTVNAPAVEELIPSMLSMAELQRVLQGLLQEQIPINDLGRICEALTLRAKVSTDPEGLIESARAALGPALSAQYLDGNTLRVIMIEPGLEQSLLEGLRPSEQGTQILLDANRIETILSSLKTQVQTVEASGLSAVLVCAPALRPAIRRLVSAQTGGLPVLSYQEATAGNVHIETVGVVRGEGALAA; encoded by the coding sequence ATCGTGAAGAACCTCCCGAAGCTCGCCGTCCCCGTCGGCGTCGTCGGCATCGTCCTGCTGCTCGTCGTGCCGGTGCCGTCGTTCCTGCTCGACACCCTCATCATCTGCAACATCCTGCTGGCGCTGGTGATCCTGCTCACGACGATGTTCGTGAAGAAGCCGATGGACTTCTCGGTCTTCCCATCGCTGCTGCTGGTCGCGACGCTGTTCCGCCTCGGCCTGAACGTGGCGTCGACTCGACTCGTGCTCGGCAAGGGCTTCGCCGGCGAGGTCATCCAGGCGTTCGGGCACGTGGCCGTCGGCGGCTCCGTCATCATCGGCGCGGTGATCTTCCTGATCCTGGTGGTCATCCAGTTCGTCGTCGTCACGAAGGGCGCCGAGCGCGTCGCCGAGGTCGGGGCCCGCTTCACCCTCGACGCCATGCCCGGCAAGCAGATGGCCATCGACGCCGACCTCAACGCCGGCCTCATCACCGACGAGATCGCCAAGAAGCGCCGCGCCGAGGTGGCCGGCGAGGCCGACTTTTACGGGGCCATGGACGGCGCCTCGAAGTTCGTCAAGGGCGACGCGATCGCCGGCATCCTGATCATCATCATCAACCTCATCGGCGGGATCGCGACCGGCATGGTCTCCGGCGGCCTCGCGATCGGCGACGCGCTCAGCAAGTACGGCATCCTGACGATCGGCGACGGCCTCGTCACCCAGATCCCGGCGCTCCTGATGGCCGTCTCCACCGGCATGATTGTTACCCGCTCGAACGCGGAGTCCGACCTCGGCTCCACCGCCTCGCAGCAGCTCACCCAGTCGCGCACCGCCGTCATGATCGCCGGCGTCGCCGCCATCGGCATGGCCTTCATCCCCGGCATGCCGATCGTCCCCTTCCTGGTCGTCGGCGGCACCCTCCTCGTCATCGGCCAGCGCATCAAGGCCAAGGAGAAGAAGGAGGCGCAGGATCTCGAGCGCGCGGCTCTCACGCAGAACGTCGCCCCCACCGAGACCACCGAGGACCTCCTCGAGCAGATGCGCGTCCACGCGCTCGAGATCCAGCTCGCCCCCGACCTCGTCGACATGGTGTCCGGCGCCAGCGACGACCTGCTCGGCAGGGTCCGCGCCCTCCGCCGCAAGGTCGCCATGGAGCTCGGCGTCGTCGTCCCGCCCGTCCGCACCCGCGACAGCGTCGAGCTGCCGCCGGCGACCTACGCGATCCGCATCGCCGGCGTCGAGGCGGGTCGCGGCATGGCGCCCGCGGGCAAGGTGCTGGCCCTCGGCGACTTCCTCGACGCCCTCCCCGGCACCTCGACCGTCGAGCCCGTCTTCGGCCTCGCCGGCAAGTGGATCCCCGCCGAGATGCGGCACTCGGCCGAGATGACCGGCGCGACCGTCATCGACCGGGTGTCGGTGCTGGTCACGCACCTCTCGTCGATCATCGCCGACAACGCGGCCCGCCTCCTCAGCCGCGAGGACGTCCGCGTCCTCGTCGAGGGCGTCAAGACCGTCAACGCCCCCGCCGTCGAGGAGCTGATCCCGTCGATGCTGAGCATGGCCGAGCTGCAGCGCGTGCTGCAGGGCCTCCTGCAGGAGCAGATCCCGATCAACGACCTCGGCCGCATCTGCGAGGCGCTGACCCTCCGCGCCAAGGTGTCGACGGACCCCGAGGGCCTCATCGAGTCGGCCCGCGCGGCGCTCGGCCCCGCGCTCAGCGCGCAGTACCTCGACGGGAACACCCTCCGCGTCATCATGATCGAGCCGGGCCTCGAGCAGTCGCTCCTCGAGGGCCTGCGCCCGTCGGAGCAGGGCACCCAGATCCTGCTCGACGCCAACCGGATCGAGACGATCCTGTCGTCGCTCAAGACACAGGTGCAGACCGTCGAGGCCTCCGGTCTCAGCGCCGTGCTGGTCTGCGCGCCGGCCCTCCGCCCCGCGATCCGCCGCCTGGTGTCGGCGCAGACCGGCGGCCTGCCGGTGCTGTCGTACCAGGAGGCCACCGCGGGCAACGTCCACATCGAGACCGTCGGCGTCGTCCGCGGCGAAGGCGCGCTGGCCGCGTGA